The following are encoded in a window of Helicobacter sp. 'house sparrow 1' genomic DNA:
- a CDS encoding glucose-6-phosphate isomerase, producing MLDFTHSLEYKHSTLSQKALDNAFNLIQQERLTKKTGYYDLAEDTQALKDSEKFIKDNSDFLKKIKNIVVIGIGGSSLGIKAIDSMLKHLKTRKKIKLRFLEHTDPIEIQKTLNKIQFKQTLFIAISKSGTTIETSSLLKFVIHKYKLLSPSHSKHLVFITDKNSPLHHFAKENNFQHFCINPNIGGRFSVLSTVGILPLKVLGYDVKKILSGAKIFQDSFFARQEEHILRKAIFLVNHKERYPINILFSYSSVFKDFNAWFVQLWGESLGKINIYGKKVGLTPISLIGSIDQHSFLQLIIQGVMDKTITFISLEQASYTKPKIPKLSLKYLESTDFVNNTSFAKLLSLQQIATMQTIQSEMIPTDHIKVNELCEESVGKLIIYFELLTSATGAILNINTYDQPGVEFGKIRLREMF from the coding sequence ATGCTGGATTTTACACATTCTTTAGAATATAAACACTCTACGCTAAGTCAAAAAGCCCTAGATAATGCTTTTAACTTGATCCAGCAAGAAAGACTCACAAAAAAAACTGGGTATTATGACTTAGCTGAAGACACTCAGGCTCTTAAGGATTCTGAAAAATTTATCAAAGACAATAGTGATTTTTTGAAAAAAATCAAAAATATTGTAGTGATTGGTATTGGAGGGAGTTCTCTTGGAATCAAGGCAATTGATAGTATGCTAAAACATCTTAAAACAAGAAAAAAAATCAAATTAAGATTCTTAGAACACACCGATCCCATAGAGATTCAAAAAACACTAAATAAAATACAGTTTAAACAGACTTTGTTTATTGCTATTTCAAAATCTGGAACCACTATTGAAACTTCTTCTTTGCTTAAATTTGTAATTCACAAATACAAACTTCTATCACCATCTCACTCTAAACATCTTGTCTTTATTACAGATAAAAATTCTCCTCTCCATCACTTTGCAAAAGAAAATAATTTTCAACATTTTTGCATTAATCCAAATATTGGGGGAAGATTTTCTGTTTTAAGCACTGTGGGAATCTTGCCCTTAAAAGTATTGGGCTATGATGTTAAAAAAATTTTGAGCGGAGCAAAGATTTTTCAAGATAGTTTTTTTGCGCGTCAAGAAGAACATATTCTTAGAAAAGCAATCTTTCTGGTCAATCACAAGGAACGCTACCCTATTAATATTTTATTTTCTTATTCAAGCGTTTTTAAAGATTTTAATGCTTGGTTTGTACAATTATGGGGAGAATCTTTAGGAAAAATTAATATTTATGGTAAAAAGGTTGGCCTTACTCCAATTAGTCTTATTGGAAGTATCGATCAACATTCTTTTTTGCAACTTATCATCCAAGGTGTAATGGATAAAACCATAACCTTTATTAGTCTTGAACAAGCCAGCTACACAAAACCAAAGATTCCAAAACTTTCCCTCAAATATTTAGAAAGTACAGATTTTGTCAATAATACCTCCTTTGCAAAACTTCTAAGCCTACAACAAATTGCAACAATGCAAACCATTCAAAGCGAAATGATTCCCACAGACCATATTAAAGTCAATGAACTCTGTGAAGAAAGCGTTGGTAAGCTTATTATATACTTTGAGTTGCTGACCTCTGCAACAGGTGCTATCTTAAATATAAATACTTACGATCAACCTGGCGTTGAGTTTGGTAAAATTCGCTTAAGAGAAATGTTTTAA
- a CDS encoding phosphoglycerate kinase — protein sequence MLQVAGISFMQQTKSIKDIEIKDKRVLIRVDFNVPMDKDFNISDDTRIREALPTINYCIDNDAKSIVLVSHLGRPKTKDHRFSLKHILKRLERLLEKNILFADTIEQARELQKNHQEIILLENIRFYPGEESNSKTLSQNLSTLCDIFVNDAFGTSHRAHSSTYGIAEFAPQKVAGILLKKEIDSFAKALANPLKPVLLIVGGSKVSSKLALLHNILDVVDKLIIGGAMSNTFLKSLGYDMQKSLVEDALLEDAKKILELAREKNVKVYLPVDVVSTDSLENDRKIEISPAQDIPSGFMAVDVGPASTKLFNQVIRSSNTIIWNGPLGIFEDSQFSRGTFSIAHTIGDTYAFSLIGGGDTADAVDKAGERDNMSFISTGGGASLELLEGKILPAFEVLDKKD from the coding sequence ATGCTTCAAGTAGCTGGAATTAGTTTTATGCAACAAACAAAAAGCATAAAAGATATTGAAATAAAAGATAAGAGGGTCTTAATTCGTGTTGATTTTAATGTCCCTATGGATAAAGATTTTAATATTTCAGATGACACAAGAATAAGAGAAGCACTACCAACCATCAACTACTGTATTGACAATGATGCCAAAAGTATTGTGCTAGTTAGCCATCTTGGAAGACCAAAAACAAAAGACCATCGCTTTTCTCTCAAACATATTCTAAAAAGATTAGAACGTCTGTTAGAAAAAAATATTTTATTTGCAGATACTATCGAACAAGCAAGAGAACTACAAAAAAATCATCAAGAAATTATTCTTTTAGAAAATATCCGCTTTTATCCTGGTGAAGAGAGCAATTCAAAAACACTAAGTCAAAATTTATCCACGCTTTGTGATATATTTGTAAATGATGCATTTGGAACAAGCCATAGGGCACATTCAAGCACATATGGTATTGCGGAGTTTGCTCCTCAAAAAGTTGCAGGCATTCTATTAAAAAAAGAAATAGATTCTTTTGCAAAAGCACTTGCAAACCCTTTAAAGCCTGTTCTTTTAATCGTGGGTGGTAGCAAAGTTAGCTCCAAACTTGCTTTACTTCATAATATTTTAGATGTAGTTGATAAACTTATCATTGGTGGAGCAATGAGTAATACATTCCTTAAATCCCTTGGTTATGATATGCAAAAATCTCTTGTTGAAGATGCTCTACTAGAAGATGCAAAAAAAATTTTAGAGCTTGCTAGAGAAAAAAATGTAAAGGTTTATCTGCCTGTTGATGTTGTAAGCACAGATTCTTTGGAAAATGATCGCAAGATTGAAATTTCTCCTGCTCAAGATATTCCTTCAGGTTTTATGGCTGTTGATGTTGGTCCTGCAAGCACAAAATTATTTAATCAAGTAATTAGATCAAGCAATACCATTATTTGGAATGGTCCTCTTGGAATTTTTGAAGATTCTCAATTCTCAAGAGGAACTTTTTCTATTGCTCATACAATAGGTGATACTTATGCTTTTTCCCTCATAGGTGGTGGGGATACTGCTGATGCGGTAGATAAGGCTGGGGAAAGAGATAATATGAGCTTTATTTCAACAGGAGGAGGAGCCTCCTTAGAGCTTCTTGAAGGGAAGATTCTACCTGCTTTTGAAGTTTTGGATAAAAAGGATTAG
- the corA gene encoding magnesium/cobalt transporter CorA — protein MMNVFIKRSSFVVRESFSNTKTINLENQVILWIDLLHPTFEEVSYISRTYKLDIPTKEEREEIEQSARYWEDSSSITINSYFLMRPAKLQLHNETVTFILYNGILFTIRYGDFKVFDEIQQRVLASPKNFGDGFDVVSKIYEVRVEKDADMLEDVGQETKILRKEVFDKDHGDYESILEKLSNLQEINMSVRDSLFDKRRAITALLKSDKVDAGIKKNLNIALKDLNSLVEFTTVNMNILDNVQSLFTNQINIEQNKIIKLFTVATMAMMPPTLIGTIYGMNFKHMPELDWSFGYPLAVLIMIVSTIVPVIYFKKKGWL, from the coding sequence ATGATGAATGTCTTTATCAAGAGAAGTTCTTTTGTAGTAAGAGAAAGTTTTAGCAATACAAAAACAATCAACCTTGAGAATCAAGTAATTCTTTGGATTGACTTACTACACCCTACATTTGAAGAGGTTAGCTATATCTCAAGAACTTATAAACTTGATATTCCGACAAAAGAAGAGAGGGAAGAAATTGAGCAAAGTGCAAGATATTGGGAGGATAGCTCAAGCATTACTATTAATAGCTATTTTTTAATGCGTCCTGCTAAACTGCAGCTACACAATGAAACTGTAACTTTTATTCTCTACAATGGCATATTATTTACCATTAGATATGGGGATTTTAAGGTTTTTGATGAAATCCAACAGCGTGTTCTTGCAAGTCCAAAAAACTTTGGGGATGGTTTTGATGTGGTAAGCAAGATTTATGAGGTGAGAGTGGAAAAAGATGCTGATATGCTTGAGGATGTAGGACAAGAAACAAAAATTTTGCGTAAAGAGGTTTTTGATAAAGACCATGGAGATTATGAAAGCATTCTTGAGAAACTCTCCAATCTCCAAGAAATCAATATGAGTGTTCGGGATTCTTTATTTGATAAAAGAAGAGCCATTACTGCACTTTTAAAAAGCGATAAAGTAGATGCAGGAATAAAAAAGAATCTTAACATTGCACTCAAAGATCTTAATTCTCTTGTTGAATTTACTACTGTTAATATGAATATTCTTGATAATGTCCAAAGTCTTTTTACCAACCAAATCAATATTGAACAAAATAAAATTATTAAGCTTTTTACAGTTGCAACAATGGCAATGATGCCTCCAACTTTAATTGGTACTATTTATGGAATGAACTTTAAGCACATGCCAGAGCTTGATTGGAGCTTTGGATATCCATTGGCAGTTTTAATTATGATTGTTTCTACAATCGTTCCTGTTATTTATTTTAAGAAAAAGGGTTGGTTATAG